One Vicugna pacos unplaced genomic scaffold, VicPac4 scaffold_19, whole genome shotgun sequence genomic region harbors:
- the LOC140693499 gene encoding heat shock transcription factor, Y-linked-like, with translation MLFEMSHISSEIQDVPPKDGPTDSGNPGRSLSCDQTFSGDLDLRCMIEENAFQTLSEKSLIKRPCYTHCVLEPDEDNDFRSLTFPRKLWKMAGSDQFKSIWWDDNGTSIVIDEDVFKKEVLERKAPFRIFETGSMKSLVRQLNLYGFSKVQQKFQRSACLVDFLAEEKEASVLSKLQFYHNPNFKRGCPQLLVRIKRRVGIKNASLVSLLARDFNKKHFKGGGNVGKNNSDFVADTSGESAFLPSADLNMPLIRKPSIGHIICDKTTPLRGDFSPPSSTSVRPPENIAVEQLAILNQLTTVHGHSQSSYTEANGRVVNFITTTNSTSQYSILSPLQSNYFGLMVEPSYFPNRYHNISANEGRFCKLQPVSNPRFPLPVIADTSATSISRQTHQTSSVYERHPNYN, from the exons atgttatttgagatgtcacatatttcttcagaaattcaagatgtgcctcctaaagatggaccaactgattcaggaaaccccggtagatctctatcgtgtgatcaaacattctctggggacttggacttgaggtgtatgattgaagaaaatgcttttcagactttgtctgaaaaatccttgataaaaagaccatgttacacacattgtgtcttggaaccagatgaagataatgattttcgttctctgacatttccaagaaaactctggaaaatggctgggagtgaccaatttaaatccatctggtgggatgataatggaacttccatagtgattgatgaagatgtctttaagaaggaagttttggaaagaaaggcccctttcagaatatttgaaactggaagtatgaaaagtttagttagacagcttaacctttatgggtttagtaaagtgcagcagaaatttcaaagatctgcttgtctagttgactttctggcagaagaaaaagaagcctctgttttaagcaag ctgcagttctaccataatccaaattttaaacgaggctgtcctcagcttttagtgagaataaaaagaagagttgggattaaaaatgcctctctggtgtctttattggctcgagatttcaacaagaagcactttaaaggaggAGGTAATGTtggtaaaaataattctgattttgtggctgacactagtggagaaagtgcatttttaccttctgcagatttaaatatgcctctaataagaaagccctctattggccacataatttgtgataaaactaccccgctcagaggtgatttttctcctccatcatcaacgtcagttagaccaccagaaaatattgcagtggaacaactagctattttaaatcagttgaccactgtccacgggcactctcaaagtagctacactgaagcaaatggccgtgttgtgaacttcattacaactacaaattctacttctcaatacagcatcttgtcccccttacagagcaattattttggactgatggtggagccttcttattttccaaatagatatcacaacatatctgccaatgaaggtcgtttttgtaaacttcaacctgtgagtaacccacggtttccattgccagtgatagctgatacatcagctacttctattTCAAGgcaaactcatcagacatcttcagtttatgaacgtcatcctaattacaactga